In one window of Photobacterium leiognathi DNA:
- a CDS encoding helix-turn-helix transcriptional regulator: MADFPEFMNAKLVAEYLDLNEKKVYALANDGLLPATKVTGKWLFPKAMLDKWLLESCHNGVLTDRLLIAGSDDPLLQMVVGKMANQLGSTALVGYTSTGTRQGLAMLSKGHVDMCAIHWGNAEEASLRHPALLQQYQGHKNWVLVHAFERQQGLVVSKDLAEAVNSKSIQLPELLSSRWRWALRQEGAGSMRALEEWLHGHAYNLSMLNQSDVCNSERELASSVARGKADVGCASESTAGEFGLGFIPLCTEAFELVIPKNIYFRTLQQQLLQAISDEDIQAHGHDLGGYNFARTGKQVWSAN; the protein is encoded by the coding sequence ATGGCAGACTTTCCAGAATTCATGAACGCGAAGTTAGTCGCGGAATATTTAGATCTTAATGAAAAGAAAGTTTATGCCCTTGCCAATGATGGTTTGCTTCCTGCTACCAAAGTCACAGGCAAATGGTTATTCCCTAAAGCCATGCTTGATAAATGGCTATTAGAATCTTGCCATAATGGTGTACTAACCGATCGCTTATTAATTGCAGGCTCAGACGACCCACTATTACAAATGGTGGTGGGTAAAATGGCAAACCAATTAGGCAGTACCGCCCTTGTTGGTTATACCTCAACAGGCACACGCCAAGGCTTAGCCATGTTAAGCAAAGGTCATGTTGATATGTGTGCTATCCACTGGGGTAACGCAGAAGAAGCAAGCCTTCGACACCCTGCACTATTACAACAATACCAAGGTCATAAAAACTGGGTATTGGTGCATGCTTTTGAACGCCAACAAGGTTTAGTGGTGAGCAAAGATTTAGCTGAAGCAGTCAATTCAAAATCGATTCAATTACCTGAATTACTTTCTTCACGCTGGCGCTGGGCATTACGTCAAGAAGGTGCTGGCAGTATGCGTGCATTAGAAGAATGGTTACACGGTCACGCTTATAACCTTTCTATGCTTAATCAATCAGATGTTTGTAATAGCGAACGTGAACTTGCCTCTTCTGTCGCTCGTGGTAAGGCTGATGTGGGTTGCGCCAGTGAAAGTACCGCTGGTGAATTTGGCTTAGGCTTCATTCCACTATGTACTGAAGCATTTGAATTGGTGATCCCAAAGAACATTTACTTTAGAACGCTACAACAACAATTGCTGCAAGCTATCTCTGATGAAGACATTCAAGCTCATGGTCATGACTTAGGTGGCTATAACTTTGCGCGAACAGGTAAACAAGTCTGGAGTGCTAACTAA
- the fdhD gene encoding formate dehydrogenase accessory sulfurtransferase FdhD produces the protein MSQLPKIIKTKSAVKQTMSVEIMDEYGDLQTKEIACEHPLTVYLNWIEIVTLMTLGERPSALVLGYLKNQGFIEDIDAIESLIIDWDTNSAAVITRENTDGLDKKLEKKTVTSGCGQGTMYGNVMKKLENVTLPQVKVKQSMLYGLLEALTHHNETYKAAGAVHGCAICRGTEILSFVEDVGRHNAVDTLAGEMWLKGETGEDKIFYTTGRLTSEMVIKVAQMGIPVLLSRSGATQMGYELAQKLGITMIARAKGHRFQVYNGGQNLILDVKGADASQEQANETSQSSSNKEQN, from the coding sequence ATGAGCCAACTACCTAAAATCATAAAAACAAAATCCGCCGTTAAGCAGACGATGTCTGTGGAAATCATGGATGAATACGGTGATCTTCAGACTAAAGAAATTGCGTGCGAACACCCGCTGACAGTGTATTTAAACTGGATTGAAATCGTGACCTTAATGACATTAGGTGAACGCCCTTCCGCGCTTGTGCTCGGCTATCTTAAGAACCAAGGCTTTATCGAAGATATTGATGCCATTGAATCGCTGATCATTGACTGGGATACCAACTCTGCCGCCGTGATCACCCGTGAAAATACTGATGGCTTAGATAAAAAGTTGGAAAAGAAAACCGTTACCTCTGGCTGTGGTCAAGGCACCATGTACGGTAACGTAATGAAGAAGCTAGAAAACGTTACACTGCCACAAGTAAAAGTGAAGCAATCTATGCTGTACGGTTTGCTTGAAGCGTTAACCCATCATAACGAAACCTATAAAGCCGCTGGTGCAGTTCACGGCTGTGCGATTTGTCGCGGTACAGAAATCCTTTCTTTTGTGGAAGATGTGGGTCGTCACAATGCCGTTGATACCCTAGCTGGTGAAATGTGGCTTAAAGGCGAAACTGGTGAAGATAAAATCTTCTATACCACAGGTCGTTTAACCTCTGAGATGGTGATTAAAGTAGCGCAAATGGGCATTCCTGTGCTGCTATCGCGATCTGGTGCGACACAAATGGGTTACGAGTTAGCACAAAAGCTTGGCATTACCATGATTGCTCGCGCTAAAGGCCACCGTTTCCAAGTGTATAACGGCGGTCAGAACCTCATTCTTGATGTGAAGGGTGCTGATGCTTCGCAAGAACAAGCAAATGAAACATCTCAATCATCTTCTAATAAAGAGCAAAACTAA
- a CDS encoding DUF3305 domain-containing protein, protein MPEQAKQELHKDENVWPIYFRLQAEERKVGRWTTLAWSIEDLCLNEKDRPEVELAEMGEGYYMMPLELFRDERMEYRFNLNAQDPHLFFVCAEEDEQLKPVLMTVAQGVAARYMDGDYVVLHIQIPLPIQVWMEAYLGRHGELEECKRRGGGKGKKQKGRSSGN, encoded by the coding sequence GTGCCAGAACAAGCAAAACAAGAGTTACATAAAGACGAAAATGTTTGGCCTATTTATTTTCGACTTCAAGCCGAAGAGAGGAAAGTCGGTCGTTGGACAACATTAGCTTGGTCTATTGAAGATCTTTGCTTAAACGAAAAAGACCGTCCAGAGGTTGAACTTGCGGAAATGGGTGAAGGCTATTACATGATGCCTTTAGAACTTTTCCGTGATGAACGTATGGAATATCGCTTTAACTTAAACGCACAAGATCCGCATTTATTCTTTGTTTGTGCGGAAGAAGATGAACAACTAAAACCGGTATTAATGACCGTAGCTCAAGGTGTTGCAGCACGTTACATGGATGGCGATTATGTTGTATTACATATTCAAATTCCATTACCTATCCAAGTATGGATGGAAGCCTACCTAGGACGTCATGGCGAATTAGAAGAATGTAAACGTCGCGGTGGCGGAAAAGGCAAGAAACAAAAAGGGCGTTCAAGTGGCAACTAA
- a CDS encoding DUF3306 domain-containing protein, whose product MATNFFQRWSNRKLTKKEENETVSEELTTTITHDDSAVVEASDALQTASLQDENTIEQTELVQPQETIEDTVLTHDDADAVTYDSGVASFMKGSVEKSVKKAALRKLFHSEEFNYISDMDDCTEDYTSIQTLDPAIAAQMRGWANKALEKVTDIVENLDSDVTTNTSEIADKALENHELSPSSPTLTGSESLASPDTRQSTTFVKEADDEATLPTAVSSEKNSTQDS is encoded by the coding sequence GTGGCAACTAATTTTTTTCAACGTTGGTCTAATCGAAAGCTAACAAAAAAAGAAGAAAATGAAACAGTTAGTGAAGAACTAACTACGACAATAACGCATGATGATTCAGCGGTTGTTGAAGCTAGTGATGCTCTTCAAACTGCAAGTCTTCAAGATGAAAATACCATTGAGCAAACTGAACTCGTTCAACCACAAGAGACAATAGAAGATACTGTATTAACGCATGATGATGCAGATGCCGTGACTTATGACTCTGGTGTGGCTTCTTTTATGAAAGGTTCGGTTGAAAAATCGGTGAAAAAAGCTGCCTTAAGAAAGCTATTTCATTCTGAAGAATTTAATTATATCAGTGACATGGATGATTGCACTGAAGATTACACAAGCATCCAAACACTTGACCCTGCTATTGCAGCACAAATGCGTGGTTGGGCAAATAAAGCGCTAGAAAAAGTAACTGATATTGTTGAAAACTTAGATAGTGATGTCACGACGAATACATCTGAGATAGCGGATAAGGCATTAGAGAATCATGAATTGTCTCCATCCTCTCCAACGTTAACGGGCTCTGAATCGTTAGCGTCTCCAGATACTCGCCAATCAACAACGTTTGTTAAAGAAGCAGATGATGAAGCAACGCTCCCTACAGCGGTTTCGTCTGAAAAAAATTCTACGCAAGACAGTTAA
- a CDS encoding 4Fe-4S binding protein: MLKSTLEAFSDTNGKAKAAAINGTVELTNLIPPTVTYESRGDLLIVGAQENITALAEQFSELHSVTLLATDATEAKAGLSNLYFSQDVSAKGYLGAFEVTCQVAGQLTKANLAKVAIGRDCFDLILDMTENGIMSLEIPAPGYYAVGSRKDKLAQLVEDLPAMMGTFDKPKYFRLNPDLCAHSSRGVEGCDRCLDACPAGALSSNGVEIAIDPYLCQGVGTCATACPTEAITYALPDPQNTQNFVHRVITRYKQEGGEKPTLLFYGNRDENAVTQALATLPSSVIAIALEELATVGVDTWFSALVYGAHQVLLATNTKYIPATIDRVLSNELAMAQRFLTEMGYDADRICLFDFSDVETYVPYQEALVAPVSEALTGSKREKLFTSLEMLYTEASTKPEQSSVVEKAPYGSVSCETKDCTLCMSCVAVCPTRALHAIGDRPGLLFIEEDCVQCGMCEKACPEKVISLEPRFNWDWQARKEAKLVHEEPAACCISCGKAFAPASMVKMLTEKLQGHSHFQGDAIRRISMCEDCRVRDIFEQMEKDPASQARV, encoded by the coding sequence ATGTTAAAAAGTACACTAGAAGCATTTTCTGATACAAACGGTAAAGCAAAAGCAGCGGCGATTAATGGCACTGTGGAGCTAACAAATTTAATTCCACCTACGGTTACTTATGAGAGCCGTGGGGATTTGTTGATCGTGGGTGCTCAGGAAAACATTACTGCACTTGCTGAACAATTTTCAGAACTGCACAGTGTTACCTTATTGGCGACAGATGCAACTGAAGCGAAAGCAGGATTATCAAATCTTTACTTTAGCCAAGATGTATCAGCAAAAGGTTACCTTGGTGCCTTTGAGGTGACATGTCAGGTTGCAGGTCAATTAACAAAAGCAAACCTAGCAAAAGTGGCTATTGGTCGCGATTGTTTTGACTTGATCCTAGATATGACTGAAAACGGCATTATGTCGTTAGAAATTCCTGCTCCGGGTTATTACGCAGTAGGTAGCCGTAAAGATAAACTGGCTCAGCTGGTGGAAGATTTACCAGCTATGATGGGTACCTTTGATAAACCTAAATACTTTCGTTTAAACCCAGATCTATGTGCACACTCATCTCGTGGTGTTGAAGGTTGTGATCGTTGTTTAGATGCTTGTCCTGCAGGCGCACTAAGCAGTAATGGGGTAGAAATTGCGATTGATCCTTATCTTTGTCAGGGTGTTGGCACGTGTGCTACAGCTTGTCCAACAGAAGCGATCACATATGCATTACCTGATCCTCAAAATACACAAAACTTTGTTCATCGTGTTATCACGCGTTATAAGCAAGAGGGCGGTGAAAAACCAACACTTCTTTTTTATGGCAATCGTGATGAGAACGCGGTAACTCAAGCACTAGCGACTTTACCTTCTTCTGTTATTGCAATTGCATTAGAAGAATTAGCAACAGTGGGTGTGGATACTTGGTTTAGTGCATTGGTTTATGGTGCGCATCAAGTTCTTCTAGCGACGAACACTAAATATATTCCTGCAACGATTGATCGCGTTTTATCTAATGAGCTTGCAATGGCTCAACGTTTCTTAACTGAAATGGGTTATGACGCGGATCGTATTTGTCTGTTCGATTTTAGCGATGTTGAAACTTACGTTCCTTATCAAGAAGCATTAGTGGCTCCTGTTTCAGAGGCTTTAACTGGCTCTAAACGTGAAAAACTATTTACTTCACTTGAAATGCTTTACACCGAAGCGAGTACAAAACCAGAACAATCTTCTGTTGTAGAAAAAGCGCCTTATGGTTCTGTTTCCTGTGAGACGAAAGATTGTACGTTATGTATGAGTTGTGTGGCTGTTTGTCCAACACGTGCATTACATGCTATTGGCGATCGTCCTGGTCTTCTATTTATTGAAGAAGACTGTGTTCAATGTGGTATGTGTGAAAAGGCATGTCCTGAAAAAGTGATTTCATTAGAACCTCGCTTTAATTGGGATTGGCAAGCACGTAAAGAAGCCAAACTTGTTCATGAAGAACCAGCGGCTTGTTGTATTAGCTGTGGTAAAGCATTTGCGCCTGCCTCTATGGTGAAAATGTTAACTGAAAAGCTTCAAGGGCATTCTCACTTCCAAGGCGATGCAATTCGTCGAATTTCTATGTGTGAAGATTGTCGTGTACGCGATATTTTCGAACAAATGGAAAAAGATCCAGCAAGTCAGGCTCGAGTGTAA
- a CDS encoding TorD/DmsD family molecular chaperone, translating into METVAMNPAQTSLNEDAVLRIEIYNMLAHLFRQAPDQNVLTFLADIDVDTANNPQQSTMAAAWPLLKLAAEKSTPLAVEEEYQDVFIGIGRGEVVPFGSWYLTGSLMEMPLAYLRRDLKQLGFERDESVKEPEDHIAALLEVMAMLVEGGDAHLQKTFFNRHLAEWCEKFCTDVKAANSAVFYTAVGELALQFLTVEKTRFLESK; encoded by the coding sequence ATGGAAACTGTGGCTATGAATCCAGCTCAAACGTCATTGAATGAAGACGCAGTACTACGTATTGAAATCTATAACATGCTTGCACATTTATTCCGTCAGGCTCCTGATCAGAATGTGCTGACTTTTTTAGCTGATATTGATGTTGATACGGCAAACAACCCTCAACAATCTACTATGGCTGCTGCTTGGCCTTTACTAAAACTTGCAGCAGAGAAAAGCACGCCACTTGCGGTTGAAGAAGAATATCAAGATGTATTCATTGGTATTGGTCGCGGTGAAGTTGTGCCTTTTGGCTCATGGTATTTAACAGGGTCATTAATGGAAATGCCTCTGGCTTATCTGCGTCGTGATCTTAAGCAATTAGGATTTGAACGAGATGAGTCAGTTAAAGAACCGGAAGATCATATTGCGGCTTTGCTTGAAGTGATGGCAATGCTAGTTGAAGGCGGCGATGCCCACCTTCAAAAAACGTTCTTTAATCGCCACCTTGCAGAGTGGTGTGAAAAGTTCTGTACCGATGTTAAAGCAGCTAACAGTGCAGTTTTCTACACTGCGGTTGGCGAGCTTGCTCTGCAGTTTTTAACTGTTGAGAAAACACGCTTTTTAGAATCGAAATAA
- a CDS encoding twin-arginine translocation signal domain-containing protein codes for MSEQKTNESRRQLLKNIGLTVAAGAVAAGTTTAVQAADKSEEKKTKTTKGYHETQHIRDYYNTL; via the coding sequence ATGAGTGAGCAAAAAACCAATGAAAGCCGTCGCCAGTTGTTAAAAAACATTGGCTTAACTGTGGCTGCTGGTGCTGTTGCTGCGGGTACGACAACAGCGGTACAAGCTGCTGACAAGTCAGAAGAGAAAAAAACAAAAACAACTAAAGGTTATCACGAGACGCAACACATTCGTGATTACTACAACACTTTGTAA
- the fdh3B gene encoding formate dehydrogenase FDH3 subunit beta gives MARLKFLCDTKRCIECNGCVTACKNANSEAVGWGIQRRRVVTLNDGLPGETSISVACMHCSDAPCMAVCPADCFSHTEDGIVQHNKDLCIGCGYCLFACPFGAPQFPKQEAFAERGKMDKCTYCSGGPNTEPGSEKERVLYGANRIAEGKLPMCASMCSTKSLLAGDAEKISEIFSKRVAARGAKDAGWASTEDLAYDAAKVRKA, from the coding sequence ATGGCACGTCTAAAATTTCTATGTGACACAAAACGTTGCATCGAGTGTAACGGCTGTGTGACAGCTTGTAAAAACGCAAACTCAGAAGCTGTTGGCTGGGGTATTCAACGTCGTCGCGTTGTTACTTTAAACGATGGTCTACCAGGTGAAACATCGATCTCAGTTGCTTGTATGCACTGTAGCGATGCGCCTTGTATGGCGGTTTGTCCTGCTGACTGTTTCAGCCACACAGAAGACGGCATTGTTCAACACAACAAAGATCTATGTATCGGTTGTGGTTACTGTCTGTTTGCTTGTCCGTTTGGTGCGCCTCAGTTCCCTAAACAGGAAGCGTTTGCAGAGCGTGGCAAAATGGACAAATGTACTTACTGTTCTGGCGGTCCTAACACTGAACCAGGTTCAGAAAAAGAGCGCGTACTTTACGGTGCAAACCGTATCGCAGAAGGTAAGTTACCTATGTGTGCATCTATGTGTTCTACCAAATCACTACTTGCAGGTGATGCTGAGAAGATTTCTGAAATCTTCAGTAAGCGTGTTGCTGCTCGTGGTGCAAAAGATGCAGGTTGGGCAAGTACTGAGGATCTAGCGTACGACGCAGCAAAAGTACGTAAAGCTTAA
- a CDS encoding formate dehydrogenase subunit gamma: protein MTKRIQRWLTVFVTALMMAFSVQVMAAEATANNEQLGESVVKKEVIGFAGADYWRAVKDGQKGYTTSGWPEHDVLISVPGQTWYILKEKWMSPLGAMAIFGSLLMVTFAYFVVGPLKLSKPKTGRKIQRWSRMDRALHWSLAFTFLTLGFSGLTLVYGKHFIKPIVPTEVWGWIIYIAKQYHNYMGPLFAIILLAVVVKWWRKSIFNKVDIDWFKKMGGMVGKHKGSHPKAGFSNGGEKALFWLLAFFGVFIVISGFVLDFPIFDQTRRHMELSNLVHMISALILICGFIFHIYIGLFGMEAGLDGMVTGEVDETWAREHHSEWFEEVKDLPENQPSYREAQQHEVKSKPSSNT, encoded by the coding sequence ATGACTAAGCGAATTCAACGCTGGTTAACAGTCTTCGTTACCGCATTAATGATGGCTTTCTCTGTGCAAGTAATGGCAGCTGAAGCAACAGCGAATAACGAACAACTAGGCGAATCTGTGGTTAAGAAAGAAGTCATAGGTTTTGCTGGTGCGGATTATTGGCGCGCGGTCAAGGATGGTCAAAAAGGGTATACAACATCAGGTTGGCCTGAACACGATGTATTGATCAGTGTACCGGGTCAAACATGGTATATCCTAAAAGAAAAATGGATGTCACCACTTGGTGCAATGGCTATTTTCGGTAGCCTATTAATGGTTACATTTGCGTACTTTGTTGTTGGTCCTCTTAAATTAAGTAAGCCAAAAACAGGTCGTAAAATTCAGCGTTGGAGCCGTATGGATCGTGCTCTACACTGGAGTTTAGCATTCACATTCCTAACGTTAGGTTTTAGCGGTTTAACTCTTGTTTACGGTAAACATTTTATTAAGCCTATCGTACCTACAGAAGTGTGGGGCTGGATCATCTACATTGCTAAGCAGTACCATAACTACATGGGTCCATTGTTCGCAATCATTCTTCTTGCTGTTGTTGTTAAATGGTGGCGTAAGAGTATCTTCAATAAAGTGGATATTGATTGGTTCAAGAAAATGGGCGGCATGGTGGGTAAGCACAAAGGCTCACATCCTAAAGCCGGTTTCTCTAACGGTGGTGAAAAAGCACTATTCTGGCTATTGGCGTTCTTTGGTGTATTCATCGTGATCAGTGGCTTTGTACTGGATTTCCCTATTTTCGACCAAACACGTCGTCATATGGAACTATCTAACCTAGTACACATGATCTCTGCACTTATCCTGATCTGTGGTTTCATTTTCCACATCTACATCGGTCTATTCGGTATGGAAGCGGGTCTTGATGGCATGGTGACAGGTGAAGTTGATGAGACTTGGGCACGTGAACACCACAGTGAATGGTTTGAAGAAGTAAAAGATCTTCCTGAAAACCAACCGAGTTACCGAGAAGCACAACAGCATGAAGTGAAGAGTAAACCTTCGTCTAATACATAA
- a CDS encoding prepilin-type N-terminal cleavage/methylation domain-containing protein: protein MRNKAGFTLIEVVIVIVIVILGILAVTAAPKFLNISSDTYRAKLHELKGSMTEISRIIYGKAVMQGDENDITGSKKIEGIAIWNGYPKGNYAGIGKTIVDLKENWAANQDTSISNQPGYRTYVMTFMKKVPKDESDSVEKIKATNCYLSYKENNTGDEPIVTIIDSGC, encoded by the coding sequence ATGAGGAATAAAGCAGGATTCACCCTGATTGAAGTTGTTATTGTTATTGTTATTGTCATTCTTGGCATCCTTGCTGTTACTGCGGCTCCCAAATTCCTCAATATTTCTTCAGATACGTATCGCGCCAAGCTACATGAGCTGAAAGGATCTATGACTGAAATATCACGAATTATCTATGGTAAAGCTGTAATGCAAGGCGACGAAAATGATATTACTGGCAGTAAAAAGATAGAGGGGATAGCTATCTGGAATGGTTACCCGAAAGGTAATTATGCTGGTATTGGTAAGACAATTGTTGATCTGAAAGAGAATTGGGCTGCTAATCAAGATACCTCGATATCAAATCAACCAGGGTATCGGACTTATGTCATGACATTTATGAAAAAAGTGCCGAAAGATGAGTCTGATAGTGTTGAAAAAATCAAAGCGACCAATTGTTATTTAAGTTACAAAGAAAATAACACTGGTGATGAGCCTATTGTTACAATTATTGATTCAGGTTGCTGA
- the cobB gene encoding Sir2 family NAD+-dependent deacetylase: MLFPYKNIVVLTGAGISAESGIRTFRAADGLWEEHRVEDVATPEGYLRDPELVQRFYNARRAQIENGSVAPNAAHIALAKLEQELDGNVTIVTQNIDNLHERAGSKNVIHMHGELLKARCCESGQTVEWHGDLNTSDHCHCCQIPAPMRPDIVWFGEMPIGMDRIHDAIVQADLFISIGTSGNVYPAAGFVHEAALQGAHTIELNLEPSNVENEFEEKRYGKASELVPAYVEEILSAQ; the protein is encoded by the coding sequence ATGCTTTTCCCCTACAAAAATATCGTTGTACTTACGGGTGCAGGTATCTCGGCTGAATCGGGCATTCGAACTTTCCGTGCCGCTGATGGCTTATGGGAAGAACATCGTGTTGAAGATGTTGCAACACCAGAAGGCTATTTACGAGATCCTGAGCTCGTTCAACGTTTTTATAATGCTCGTCGAGCTCAGATTGAGAATGGCTCTGTAGCCCCAAATGCTGCTCATATTGCACTTGCTAAGCTTGAGCAAGAATTAGATGGTAACGTGACAATTGTTACTCAGAACATTGATAATTTACATGAGCGAGCAGGGAGTAAAAATGTCATTCACATGCATGGTGAGTTATTAAAAGCCCGCTGCTGTGAGTCAGGGCAAACAGTTGAGTGGCATGGGGATTTAAATACCAGTGATCATTGCCATTGTTGTCAAATTCCAGCGCCTATGCGACCTGATATTGTCTGGTTCGGCGAAATGCCAATCGGTATGGATAGAATCCACGATGCGATTGTACAGGCGGATTTGTTCATTTCTATTGGCACATCAGGCAATGTCTATCCAGCGGCTGGTTTTGTTCATGAAGCCGCCTTACAGGGCGCTCATACCATTGAATTAAATCTTGAACCTAGTAACGTTGAAAATGAATTTGAAGAAAAACGTTATGGTAAGGCTTCAGAGTTGGTTCCAGCGTATGTAGAAGAAATATTATCAGCACAATAA
- a CDS encoding glycine zipper family protein, translating into MMSAKFKVLLPILFASTLSACSAPMTPVDKELVVDMNGVDNIQYQKDYNYCNHFADSVQTPEMTSATQKRDVLIGTLAGATSFGAGAYDSDNYDTIKHPGAVTALGAVVGAAGGYVAGSNQAAKDEKHKKALVIRQCLLQKGYHVYDIS; encoded by the coding sequence ATGATGTCAGCTAAATTCAAAGTACTTCTTCCTATTTTATTTGCTTCAACCCTTTCTGCTTGTAGTGCCCCTATGACCCCTGTTGATAAAGAACTTGTTGTCGATATGAACGGCGTAGACAACATTCAATATCAAAAAGATTACAATTACTGCAATCATTTTGCTGATAGCGTTCAAACACCTGAAATGACGTCAGCAACTCAAAAAAGAGATGTACTAATCGGCACTCTAGCAGGTGCAACATCATTCGGTGCAGGCGCTTATGATTCAGATAATTACGATACGATAAAGCATCCAGGAGCAGTGACTGCATTAGGTGCTGTAGTTGGTGCTGCTGGCGGGTACGTAGCGGGCTCTAATCAAGCAGCAAAAGATGAGAAACACAAAAAAGCACTCGTAATTCGACAATGCTTATTACAAAAAGGTTATCACGTTTACGATATATCCTAA
- a CDS encoding extracellular solute-binding protein has translation MKKWSLLMAGAACAMSMFSNVATAADNNAKSNELYFYNWSEYIPADVLEEFTKETGIKVIYSTYESNETMYAKLKTYDKGYDLIVPSTYYVSKMRKEGMIQKIDKSKIPNFAGIDPNFLNKPFDPNNDYSVPYIWGATGIGVNTDMIDKSKITSWADLWDPKWQGQLMMMDDAREVFHVALRKLGYSGNTEDPKQIKAAYEELKKLMPNVLVFNSDYPANPYMAGETSLGMLWNGSAYMARKDGAPIDIVWSKEGAIFWMDNISIPKNAKNIDNAYKMINFLLRPDIAAKIALQIGYPTLVAAAKKLLPADFVNDPSIYPPQSVMDAGEWQNSVGPMTEVYEEYFQKLKAGE, from the coding sequence ATGAAAAAATGGTCTTTATTAATGGCTGGTGCTGCATGCGCAATGTCAATGTTTTCAAACGTTGCAACTGCTGCAGACAACAACGCGAAATCTAATGAACTGTACTTCTACAACTGGTCTGAGTATATCCCTGCAGATGTACTAGAAGAGTTTACAAAAGAAACAGGCATTAAAGTTATCTACTCGACTTACGAGTCGAATGAAACTATGTACGCCAAGCTAAAGACCTACGATAAAGGTTACGACCTTATCGTTCCTTCTACTTACTACGTATCAAAGATGCGTAAAGAAGGTATGATTCAGAAAATCGACAAGTCGAAAATCCCTAACTTCGCTGGTATCGATCCTAACTTCTTAAACAAACCTTTCGATCCAAACAACGATTACTCTGTTCCTTACATCTGGGGCGCAACAGGTATCGGTGTTAACACTGATATGATCGACAAATCTAAAATCACTAGCTGGGCAGATCTATGGGACCCTAAGTGGCAAGGTCAGCTAATGATGATGGACGATGCACGTGAAGTATTCCACGTTGCACTACGTAAGCTTGGCTACTCTGGTAACACTGAAGATCCTAAGCAAATCAAAGCAGCATACGAAGAGCTAAAGAAACTAATGCCAAACGTATTAGTATTTAACTCAGACTACCCTGCTAACCCGTACATGGCTGGTGAAACATCACTAGGTATGCTTTGGAATGGTTCTGCTTACATGGCACGTAAAGATGGCGCTCCAATCGACATCGTATGGTCAAAAGAAGGCGCAATCTTCTGGATGGATAACATCTCTATTCCTAAGAATGCGAAGAACATTGATAATGCATACAAGATGATCAACTTCTTACTTCGTCCAGACATCGCTGCTAAGATCGCACTACAAATTGGTTACCCAACACTAGTTGCTGCTGCTAAGAAACTACTTCCAGCAGACTTTGTGAACGATCCAAGCATCTACCCACCACAATCTGTAATGGATGCAGGTGAATGGCAGAACAGCGTTGGTCCTATGACTGAAGTTTACGAAGAATACTTCCAAAAACTAAAAGCTGGCGAATAA